The Mauremys mutica isolate MM-2020 ecotype Southern chromosome 1, ASM2049712v1, whole genome shotgun sequence genome has a segment encoding these proteins:
- the LOC123343557 gene encoding interferon-induced protein with tetratricopeptide repeats 2-like: protein MQAYLRHLQGQYEDALQSLREAEEILQKDHPDNFPRQVLVIYGNYAWIYYHLAHYDLVELYLEKVRKICSSLKSRSPYAAQIPEIHAQKGWSLLAAGFRNGGEATKCFQMALREDEANGEFLAGSAIAAFASWIHSYNSVSWNEAREKLGAIIHEQQQNYEAKVYLAKILKRTDRQQAKSLIEDVQNSLDPEVLRYAAMFFQPEFLEKAISVLEQAIALNPNYHLLHYDLGVCYKMQLWGDNSSRREEILAAAIEAFKKAVQKDPASVFAKLALAEMYGENTPHYQEEIYLNLMSEMPSLSKKCQQAVYLHWGNFLFYKKNSVQEAAEMYRAGFAIPDNYPERQQLKRKLEKVAEIFQQHSQITEAKAIHDFIQETESHSLE from the coding sequence ATGCAGGCTTATCTCCGCCACCTGCAAGGGCAATATGAAGATGCTCTGCAAAGCCTTAGAGAAGCCGAGGAGATTCTGCAAAAAGATCACCCAGATAACTTCCCCCGGCAGGTCCTGGTCATTTACGGAAACTACGCCTGGATCTATTATCACTTGGCCCACTATGATTTGGTTGAGCTTTACCTGGAGAAGGTTAGAAAGATCTGCAGCTCCCTGAAGAGCCGCTCTCCATATGCAGCTCAGATCCCTGAGATACATGCACAGAAAGGCTGGTCTCTCCTGGCAGCAGGCTTCCGCAATGGCGGAGAAGCCACAAAGTGTTTCCAAATGGCATTAAGAGAAGATGAAGCAAATGGGGAATTTCTTGCTGGGTCAGCAATCGCTGCCTTCGCATCATGGATTCACTCATACAATTCTGTATCTTGGAATGAAGCCAGAGAGAAGTTGGGCGCCATTATCCATGAACAGCAGCAAAACTATGAAGCTAAGGTGTATTTAGCCAAGATCCTTAAAAGGACAGATAGACAGCAAGCCAAATCCCTCATTGAAGATGTTCAGAATAGCCTGGACCCTGAGGTCCTGAGATATGCAGCCATGTTCTTTCAGCCAGAATTCCTAGAAAAAGCAATTTCTGTTCTAGAGCAAGCAATAGCTCTGAACCCCAATTATCATCTCCTTCACTACGACCTTGGCGTCTGCTACAAGATGCAGTTATGGGGGGACAACtccagcagaagagaagaaataTTGGCAGCAGCTATTGAGGCCTTCAAAAAGGCTGTGCAGAAAGATCCAGCCTCTGTGTTTGCAAAGCTGGCTTTAGCTGAAATGTATGGAGAAAATACACCTCACTACCAAGAAGAGATTTATCTCAATCTCATGAGTGAAATGCCCAGCCTCAGCAAGAAGTGTCAGCAGGCAGTCTACCTTCACTGGGGAAATTTCCTCTTTTACAAGAAAAACTCAGTGCAGGAGGCAGCTGAGATGTACAGAGCAGGTTTCGCCATTCCAGACAACTACCCGGAGAGGCAACAACTGAAAAGGAAGTTGGAAAAGGTGGCAGAAATATTCCAGCAGCACTCCCAAATCACTGAGGCTAAGGCCATTCATGACTTCATTCAAGAGACTGAAAGCCATTCTCTTGAATAA